A stretch of Microbulbifer sp. SAOS-129_SWC DNA encodes these proteins:
- a CDS encoding MFS transporter, translating to MIEANTKDYWRATAALCIGSFMVFANVYLTQPLLPTLAKEFHITALQSSWTFTVTTLTLGLSLLVYGALSDALGRRNIMILTLVAAVLCGIGLSVVRDYTGLLVLRALQGWMLGGLPAIAIAYMGDEFSPRALTLAVGLYIGGNTLGGISGRLIGGFVGDWLGWHGAFVVMTVTSALCVAAFVILLPRSRRFTGRPLNLRAMSGAIFAHLQNPELLTAYLIGGLNFFIFINQYSYITFVLADPPYSLPASMLGMLFLTYLSGTFGSAISGKIADHLPQPRIMGLGILVFICGSLVTLNESLWVIVAGFLLSSFGFFLCHSTASSWVSRRARTAKASASSLYLVFYYLGASTGGFYLHIFWSSRHWPGVVLGSVLVLLVTLGLAIRLDKRAGDAARCDRI from the coding sequence TTGATAGAAGCCAACACCAAAGACTACTGGCGCGCTACCGCGGCGCTGTGTATCGGCTCCTTTATGGTCTTCGCCAATGTCTACCTGACGCAGCCGCTGCTGCCAACACTGGCAAAAGAGTTCCATATCACCGCCCTGCAGTCGAGCTGGACCTTTACCGTCACCACCCTGACTCTCGGTCTGTCGCTCCTGGTCTACGGGGCACTGTCTGATGCCCTCGGGCGCCGCAATATCATGATACTGACACTGGTCGCCGCGGTGCTCTGTGGCATTGGCTTGAGTGTTGTGCGCGATTACACCGGCCTGCTGGTACTCCGCGCACTCCAAGGGTGGATGCTGGGAGGCCTGCCGGCCATTGCCATCGCCTATATGGGTGACGAGTTCTCCCCCCGCGCCCTGACACTGGCGGTTGGCCTCTATATCGGCGGCAACACGCTCGGCGGGATCAGCGGCCGCCTTATAGGCGGCTTCGTCGGCGACTGGCTCGGCTGGCACGGTGCATTTGTCGTCATGACCGTCACCAGCGCGCTCTGTGTCGCGGCCTTTGTCATACTGCTGCCGCGCTCCCGGCGCTTCACCGGCAGGCCGCTCAACCTGCGCGCAATGAGCGGCGCCATCTTCGCACACCTGCAGAACCCCGAGCTGCTGACGGCCTACCTCATCGGTGGACTCAATTTCTTTATCTTTATCAACCAGTATTCCTACATCACTTTCGTGCTCGCGGATCCGCCCTACTCACTGCCGGCCAGCATGCTCGGGATGCTGTTCCTGACGTACCTGAGCGGCACCTTCGGATCGGCCATCTCGGGCAAGATCGCCGACCATCTGCCACAGCCGCGCATCATGGGTCTCGGTATACTCGTGTTTATCTGCGGTTCACTGGTAACGCTGAACGAATCCCTGTGGGTCATCGTGGCCGGCTTTCTGCTCAGCAGCTTCGGTTTCTTTCTGTGCCACTCGACCGCCAGCAGCTGGGTCAGCCGGCGGGCGAGAACCGCCAAAGCCAGCGCGTCGTCGCTCTATCTGGTGTTCTATTACCTCGGCGCGAGCACGGGTGGCTTTTATCTGCATATTTTCTGGTCATCGCGGCACTGGCCGGGCGTCGTGCTCGGTTCAGTCCTGGTGCTGCTGGTAACACTTGGACTCGCCATCCGCCTCGATAAACGCGCAGGCGATGCCGCGCGCTGCGACCGCATTTAG
- a CDS encoding DUF1254 domain-containing protein, protein MKLIEHVACTLLLAVAILVSVPSFAENSTSSTKLSLPDANATPQAEYVRALARTAYIWGWPMVNMINRRANITQAPEPGLLDGVLPVAPRGQIGMLHDYITPGERFVVCPNQDVVYGLGFFDLDKEPVVIQVPDFGDRFWVYALYDARTDQFGELGKPYGTKPGFYLLAGPNWKGKVPDGITGVVHSSTALANAIPRVFMNDTDRDREAIQSVIDQIVVYPLTQFDGKMKTLDYSAAPDIPNPEKSGSTETRWVVPERFFDQFPEVLKIVPPLPGEEALYAQFRWLVDVLEKNPELKKAATEEAIATEKEVIAPFFSWKHNGKPAGNNWNRSVNNAQWGLDYYDRTGTAKSNMFDNRPNETQYFYTDVDASGQQLDGSRTYAITFAAGQEPPVNGFWSLTLYNKHHFFSENALKRYSLGTKNTDLKRNKDGSLTIYAGAASPGKGKESNWLPAPEEPFSLYIRAYWGKKPILDGSWVPPKVEVVK, encoded by the coding sequence ATGAAGCTTATCGAGCATGTTGCTTGTACGCTGTTACTTGCGGTTGCCATCCTCGTCTCCGTTCCCTCCTTCGCAGAAAACTCAACAAGTTCGACGAAGCTGTCATTGCCAGACGCGAATGCGACGCCGCAGGCGGAATACGTGCGGGCGCTGGCAAGAACCGCCTATATCTGGGGTTGGCCCATGGTCAATATGATCAATCGTCGTGCCAATATTACACAGGCGCCGGAACCCGGTCTGTTGGATGGTGTACTGCCGGTCGCACCGCGGGGCCAAATTGGCATGCTGCACGATTACATCACCCCCGGTGAGCGGTTTGTGGTGTGCCCCAACCAGGATGTCGTCTATGGGCTCGGCTTCTTCGACCTGGATAAAGAGCCGGTGGTGATCCAGGTGCCGGATTTCGGTGATCGTTTCTGGGTCTATGCGCTGTACGATGCCCGTACAGACCAGTTTGGTGAACTCGGCAAGCCCTATGGGACCAAACCGGGCTTTTATCTCCTCGCCGGCCCCAACTGGAAGGGTAAGGTGCCTGACGGGATCACCGGTGTCGTGCACTCGTCCACCGCATTGGCGAATGCGATTCCGAGGGTCTTTATGAATGATACCGATAGGGATCGTGAGGCCATTCAGTCGGTAATCGACCAGATCGTCGTATACCCGCTGACACAGTTCGACGGGAAGATGAAAACGCTGGACTACAGCGCAGCGCCAGATATTCCCAACCCGGAAAAATCCGGATCGACAGAAACCAGGTGGGTGGTACCGGAGAGGTTCTTTGATCAGTTCCCGGAAGTCCTGAAAATCGTGCCACCGCTGCCCGGCGAGGAGGCGCTCTACGCGCAGTTCCGCTGGCTGGTGGACGTGCTGGAGAAGAATCCGGAGCTCAAAAAGGCGGCGACCGAGGAGGCGATCGCGACGGAGAAAGAGGTCATCGCGCCCTTTTTCTCCTGGAAACACAACGGTAAGCCTGCCGGTAATAACTGGAATCGCTCGGTCAACAATGCGCAGTGGGGGCTCGACTATTACGACCGCACCGGCACGGCCAAGTCAAACATGTTCGACAATCGCCCCAATGAAACCCAGTACTTCTATACCGACGTCGACGCCTCTGGCCAGCAGCTTGACGGTTCCAGGACCTATGCCATTACGTTTGCCGCCGGGCAGGAGCCTCCGGTCAATGGCTTCTGGTCATTGACGCTTTACAACAAACATCACTTTTTCAGTGAGAACGCACTGAAACGTTATTCACTGGGTACGAAAAATACTGACCTCAAGCGCAACAAAGATGGCTCTCTGACCATCTATGCCGGTGCTGCCTCCCCGGGTAAGGGCAAGGAAAGCAATTGGCTCCCGGCGCCTGAGGAACCCTTCTCCCTGTATATCCGTGCCTACTGGGGCAAGAAGCCAATTCTCGACGGCTCATGGGTGCCACCAAAGGTCGAAGTCGTAAAGTAA
- a CDS encoding mechanosensitive ion channel family protein encodes MTIDWLIPITHWLPLVQDKGKDKTALEDITPETVSKAADTVVGSLSDIWSNFLTHTPYMIASLMVILFTFVVVFMMRRFGRHFFRRTTSRKSLQDLLTRLLTIVTWILGLLLAAMVLIPGLTPAKMLGAVGLFSVAVGFAFKDIFENFFAGILILWHFPFEEGDVIQCEEIVGRVERVEVRNTAIRRVTGELVIVPNLFLFKNPCHILTNRRKRRVSIIAGIAYSEDIETAVEVMKTAMTTCATVRDDEPVQVFAEGFGDSSIDIEVTWWTGSTPFAIRESKGEVVTAIKKALDQAGIEIPFPYRTLTFKEPLRVEGGEG; translated from the coding sequence ATGACCATTGACTGGCTCATACCGATTACCCACTGGTTACCGCTGGTCCAGGATAAGGGCAAGGACAAAACCGCGCTGGAGGATATCACCCCGGAAACGGTGTCGAAGGCGGCGGATACGGTGGTGGGCTCGCTGAGCGATATCTGGAGTAACTTCCTCACCCATACGCCCTATATGATCGCCAGCCTGATGGTGATCCTGTTCACTTTTGTGGTTGTGTTCATGATGCGCCGCTTCGGGCGTCATTTCTTCCGGCGCACCACCTCGCGCAAATCCCTGCAGGATCTGCTCACGCGGCTGCTGACCATCGTCACCTGGATACTGGGCCTGCTGCTCGCGGCCATGGTGCTGATCCCCGGCCTGACTCCGGCCAAAATGCTGGGGGCCGTGGGCCTGTTTTCGGTGGCGGTGGGCTTCGCGTTCAAGGATATCTTCGAGAACTTTTTCGCCGGCATCCTGATCCTGTGGCACTTCCCGTTCGAGGAGGGCGATGTCATCCAATGTGAGGAAATTGTCGGGCGGGTGGAGCGCGTCGAGGTGCGCAATACCGCCATCCGCCGCGTGACCGGTGAGCTGGTCATCGTGCCGAACCTGTTCCTGTTCAAGAATCCCTGCCACATCCTCACCAACCGGAGGAAACGCCGCGTGTCCATTATTGCCGGCATCGCCTATAGCGAGGATATTGAAACCGCGGTCGAGGTCATGAAAACCGCGATGACCACCTGCGCAACCGTGCGCGATGACGAACCGGTGCAGGTTTTTGCGGAGGGCTTTGGCGACAGCAGTATCGACATCGAAGTGACCTGGTGGACCGGATCGACACCGTTCGCGATACGCGAATCCAAAGGCGAAGTAGTCACCGCAATCAAGAAGGCGCTGGATCAAGCCGGTATCGAGATTCCGTTCCCGTATCGCACGCTGACCTTTAAGGAGCCCTTGCGAGTCGAGGGTGGGGAGGGCTGA
- a CDS encoding NADH:flavin oxidoreductase/NADH oxidase codes for MNTPKLFEPLHVGTLALSNRIVIAPMCQYSAVDGYMTDWHLMHLGQLAMSGAGLLTIEATAVTPEGRISYADVGLWDDDCETAIARTLESIRKWSDMPIAIQLAHAGRKASTDLPWLGGKQIAPEHAHGWQTVAPSAIPFLDSERAPQAMDRTAMNTVRDAFVESAHRSVRLGIDAIQLHGAHGYLLHQFLSPLSNRRDDDYGGSLENRMRFPLEVFEAVRDAVPAGYPISVRVSGTDWVQGGWDQEQTIALAQALEQRGCAAIHVSSGGLHPAQEIPVGPGYQVPLARAVKQAVSIPVIAVGLITDFDHAEAIVGTGDADMVALARGMLYNPRWPWHAAAHLGASVSAPNQYLRSQPRHLRDLFK; via the coding sequence ATGAATACACCAAAACTGTTCGAACCGCTCCACGTCGGCACACTGGCGCTTTCCAACCGCATTGTTATCGCGCCCATGTGCCAGTACTCGGCCGTCGATGGCTACATGACCGATTGGCACCTGATGCACCTGGGCCAACTGGCCATGTCGGGGGCGGGACTGCTGACTATCGAAGCGACGGCGGTGACACCGGAAGGCCGCATCAGTTACGCCGACGTCGGCCTGTGGGACGATGACTGCGAAACCGCGATAGCGCGCACGCTCGAATCCATTCGCAAGTGGTCGGATATGCCGATTGCCATCCAGCTGGCACACGCCGGGCGCAAGGCATCTACCGATCTGCCGTGGCTCGGCGGTAAACAGATCGCCCCCGAGCACGCGCACGGCTGGCAGACTGTCGCCCCTTCGGCAATTCCCTTCCTCGACAGTGAGCGGGCTCCGCAGGCGATGGATCGCACGGCGATGAACACAGTGCGCGACGCCTTTGTGGAATCCGCGCACCGCTCGGTGCGCCTGGGTATCGATGCGATACAGCTGCACGGCGCACACGGCTACCTGCTGCACCAGTTTCTCTCGCCGCTATCGAACCGTCGCGATGACGACTACGGCGGTTCACTGGAAAACCGGATGCGCTTTCCGCTGGAAGTGTTCGAGGCAGTGCGCGATGCGGTACCGGCCGGTTACCCGATATCGGTACGGGTTTCCGGTACCGACTGGGTGCAGGGTGGCTGGGATCAGGAACAGACCATCGCGTTGGCGCAGGCACTGGAACAACGTGGCTGCGCTGCGATCCATGTGTCCAGCGGTGGCCTGCACCCGGCGCAGGAAATTCCGGTCGGACCCGGCTACCAGGTGCCGCTGGCGCGGGCGGTGAAGCAGGCGGTGTCGATCCCGGTGATTGCGGTGGGGCTGATTACCGACTTCGATCACGCCGAGGCCATCGTCGGCACCGGCGACGCGGATATGGTGGCGCTGGCCCGCGGCATGCTCTACAACCCGCGCTGGCCCTGGCACGCGGCCGCGCACCTCGGTGCCTCAGTGTCCGCCCCGAATCAGTACCTGCGCTCGCAGCCGCGGCACTTGCGCGACCTGTTCAAGTAG
- the hypB gene encoding hydrogenase nickel incorporation protein HypB, whose protein sequence is MCTTCGCSGGARPLLTNTATGKTSRLEVAHIEAPIGVAQRVPRPRAGVRSTAAPTADLQHLERDLLAHNNTIAARIRDWLRARNILALNLVSSPGAGKTTLLERTLRHLRDLGDSTAVSVVEGDQETRFDAERIRATGCPSVQVNTGTGCHLEASMLAGALEELMPAPGSLLMIENVGNLVCPALFDLGEHAKVAILSVTEGEDKPLKYPHMFRAASLMILNKIDLLPYVDFDVETCLGFARRVNPDIAVVQVSARTGAGLPDWYAWLQAQQSALPA, encoded by the coding sequence ATGTGTACCACCTGCGGTTGCTCCGGCGGCGCACGTCCGCTGCTGACCAATACCGCCACCGGCAAGACCAGCCGCCTTGAGGTCGCGCATATCGAGGCGCCGATTGGCGTTGCGCAACGCGTGCCACGGCCGCGCGCCGGGGTGCGTTCCACCGCGGCGCCAACGGCAGACCTGCAGCACCTGGAACGGGACCTGCTGGCCCATAACAACACCATCGCCGCGCGCATCCGCGACTGGCTGCGCGCGCGCAATATCCTCGCGCTGAACCTGGTCAGTTCCCCCGGCGCCGGCAAGACCACACTGCTGGAACGCACCCTGCGTCACTTGCGCGACCTTGGCGATAGTACGGCGGTCAGCGTCGTGGAGGGCGACCAGGAAACCCGCTTCGACGCCGAACGCATCCGTGCCACCGGCTGTCCCTCGGTGCAGGTGAACACCGGTACCGGCTGTCACCTGGAGGCGTCGATGCTCGCCGGCGCGCTGGAGGAATTGATGCCGGCGCCGGGCTCGCTGCTGATGATCGAAAACGTCGGCAACCTGGTGTGCCCGGCGTTGTTCGACCTGGGTGAGCACGCCAAGGTGGCGATACTGTCGGTGACCGAGGGTGAGGACAAGCCACTCAAGTATCCGCACATGTTTCGCGCCGCATCGCTGATGATCCTCAACAAGATCGATCTGCTGCCCTATGTGGATTTTGATGTGGAGACCTGTCTCGGGTTTGCACGGCGCGTCAATCCGGATATCGCTGTCGTGCAGGTTTCCGCCAGAACCGGCGCGGGGTTGCCGGACTGGTATGCCTGGCTTCAGGCGCAGCAGAGCGCACTACCGGCGTAA